In the genome of Bremerella sp. P1, the window ATGTTCGGTTTGCGGCCTTTCCCAACCGCAACTGGGTGGCTTGCCTTTACTACTCGAAGCCGGTGGGTAACGCTCGAAAGCAAACGGAATTTCCTCCCCGCCTGCTGAGTGTCTGGAACTGGGAGACGGAAGAGCAGTTGGCGGAGCAGGTTATTCATTCGAACGAAAATGCTGACGCTTCCTACCCCGCGGTCAGCCCCGACGGCAGGTACCTCACGTTAGGACTGCGGCACAGTCATATTCGCTTCGACGTGGAAGAGACAGAAAACGGTGTGTTTCTCACTCACCGTACGGCCATGGAAAAGACCACCCTGGTACGCAGCGAACTGGTGTTCTCAAGCAACGGCAGATTTGCGGCGACGAGCCGAAAACATGGCCAGTCGCTGTTCGCGATCCTGGACATCAACACGGGCAAGATTCTCTTCGAACTCGACAAAGAGCGTGCCAGCGACCAGGGAATGGGATGCCGCATGGCCTTTGCTCCGGATGGAAGAAGGCTTGTCGTGGCCGATATGGAAGGAGGCATCAGCGTTTGGGACGCCGAGCTCGGAACCCTCATCAAACGCATGCATTCGCATCAGTTGGGTCCCGCCAAGTATGGCCCGCCCGGCGTCGGTGTGACGCCCGACAATCTTGTGATTTCCGCTGGTGGAACCCACGACCGCCAAATCGTGATCGATGAGTTGCCGACGCTATAATTGCTGTTCGCACTGCTCAGAACACACCTTCCCAAAACCACCATCATGCACGTCGAACAAGCTCAGCCGAAAGAGGATGGGGTCGAAGAGGCCGTCATCGCGTTGCTTTCGCAGAATGCCCAGGCCAGTGGCTTTCCCTTTGAGCCTGAGCCGGTGGTGCTCAAGATCGACGAGAAGGGCGAGGTAATCGCCGGCCTGGTCGGCTACACGAACTGGGAGTGGCTTTACATCGAGATGCTGGCCGTCGACGAGAGCTACCGAGGAAAAGGTCTGGGGCGAAAGCTTGTCGAGCAGGCCGAACAGATCGCACGCCAGCGCAGCTGCCGTGGAGCGTGGGTCGATACGTTTACATTCCAGTCGCCTGCATTCTACTTGCGACTCGGCTACGAGCCGTTCGGCAAGCTAGAGGACTACCCGCAAGGTCAGCAGAGGAACTTTCTGCGGAAGCAACTGTAGCCAGTGTTAATCGATCGACACCGAGCGATGCTTGAAGTGCAGAATGGCCTGGTTGGGTGACAGGTTAAAAATGGCACGGGGATTGGCGATCCAGCGTTCACCATCGTATTCGAAGACACCAGTCGCGGCCCGTAAATTGCCAACGGCCTCGACCTCTTCCATGTCTCCTCCTTCGATGGCCTCGAAGCGGACGGTCAAAGAGACAAACGCGCGCAACAGACCGTACTCTTCGTCGCAGGCATATTGAACGTCGTCGCCAAACTCGCAATCGACCCAGCGCAAACCTCTCGGCTTGCCACTGGCGGCGGCGACCTTCAAGAATTCAGCCTCCAGCCATTCTCGGCGTAGACGGAACCGCTGCTTAGCTTGCTCCTGATTCTTGCTGCTCAGCCGGTACCGGCGACGGTCGCGGATCCACTCCGCCAATCCCCACGCACCAATCAAAACGACGAGGACCACAATCGAGATCCAAATTGCGATCCAAATCGTCCACATGGTCATCATCCTCAGCCAAAAGTCGACTCGGGCACTGCCGGGAATAGTCTTAGGGGCCGCACCCAATCGAAATAATTAAGATGCAATTTATTCTAAGGACCACCGGCCCAGAAATACAACGAATTTACCGCAACTTCGCCGATGCTGGCACGCGCTGCGGCAAGAAGCTACCATGGTCGCCAATTCACTGTCTTATCAAAACTCTTTCCTTTGCGTCATCGTATGTCGTCCGCTCCGGAGCCCTCTCAGACTGCATCGCCCGACGAAGGACCCTTATTCTTCGTCAAGATTCCCGAAGGGCAGATTTTCGGTCCGGTTCCCTCAAAAGAACTGGATCAGTGGGTGCAGGAAGGGCGCATTGATCGGCAATGCGAACTGCGAAGGACCGACTCGCAGGTTTGGGAAAAATCGGATCAAAGATACCCGATTTTGGCCCTGCCCGAGCAGGTCGGCTCTGGCTCGCCGTTTCACCAGGTGAAGCTCAACGAGACCAATGCCCCGTACCAGCTACCACACCGCGGAATCCCCAGTTTAATCTTTGCCCTGGTTGGACTTTTAGGCGTCTGCCCCATCTTCAGCATCGCAGCCTGGAGCATGGCCCACTCGGACCTGGAAGAGATCGACAAGCAGCACATGAACCCCAACGGCCGGGTGATGCTGCTATGGGCGAACTACCTGGGCATGGCCGGAGTGATTGGCTACGGGATTCTGTTTTTGGGCTTCTTGCTGGTGGCAATGCTGCGGATGTTGCTGTAAGAGATTTGAATCAACACATTGGGCGATTCCATGGCCAAGTCAAAGCTAAGTGCCGGTCTGTTGATGTATCGCGTCCGGCAAGGGCAGCTTCAAGTCTTCATCGCGCACCCAGGCGGTCCCTTCTTTCAAAAGAAAGACGTCGGCGTCTGGTCGATTCCTAAAGGGGAGCCGGAAGAAGGGGAAGACTTTCTCGATGCGGCGCAGCGAGAGTTTCACGAAGAAACAGGCTTCACGGCAGCAGGGCCATTCATCGAGCTGACGCCGATCAAGCAAAAGGGGGGCAAGGTTGTACATGCCTGGGCGTTTGAACGAGACGACGCCCCGGCAACCATCGTGTCCAATACATGCCTGCTGGAGTGGCCACCCAGGTCTGGCCGACAGATCGAGATTCCGGAAATCGATCGAGCCGAGTTCTTTGACTTGTCGGAGGCGAAGCAGAAAATCAACCCGGCCCAGGTCGCGTTGATCGACGAGTTGGCCGAAAAACTTAAAGGTCAGCCGACTCTCGACTGATTCAATCTTTCCAATCCCCCAGGCATCGCCTGAGCATCGCCAGTTGCCCGAGGTGATAGGCGTTGTGATCGGCGACCAGTAACGCTTCGCGGAGAATCGTTTGTCCGTCGCCGTGAGGGATCGGGGCGAACAGATCGATGCTGGGGTCGGCAACGAGGTCGATCATGGCCTGGGCATCTCCACGAAACAGATGGACACAAGCATCCCAGGCAGCGTCATCCGGTGGCGCATCGGTTGCCGGCCACAAGCCATCGGGGAACTCCGGTGAGATGTGATCGGGATTGACGGAAAACTGCCAGATATCCCACTGGCATATCCGCATATGCTCGATCAGCCGCCACGCCGTATGAGGACAGC includes:
- a CDS encoding GNAT family N-acetyltransferase produces the protein MHVEQAQPKEDGVEEAVIALLSQNAQASGFPFEPEPVVLKIDEKGEVIAGLVGYTNWEWLYIEMLAVDESYRGKGLGRKLVEQAEQIARQRSCRGAWVDTFTFQSPAFYLRLGYEPFGKLEDYPQGQQRNFLRKQL
- a CDS encoding NUDIX domain-containing protein; its protein translation is MAKSKLSAGLLMYRVRQGQLQVFIAHPGGPFFQKKDVGVWSIPKGEPEEGEDFLDAAQREFHEETGFTAAGPFIELTPIKQKGGKVVHAWAFERDDAPATIVSNTCLLEWPPRSGRQIEIPEIDRAEFFDLSEAKQKINPAQVALIDELAEKLKGQPTLD
- a CDS encoding DinB family protein, with translation MSDQALRDHVLYVLKGGGAHLGFEQAIDGLPRELRGAKVDGCPHTAWRLIEHMRICQWDIWQFSVNPDHISPEFPDGLWPATDAPPDDAAWDACVHLFRGDAQAMIDLVADPSIDLFAPIPHGDGQTILREALLVADHNAYHLGQLAMLRRCLGDWKD